The Coriobacteriia bacterium nucleotide sequence CCCCGGGGCCGGTCTAGGAGGCGGCGGGGACGAGCGCGGCCCGGCGCGGGCGCGGCTCGGTACGACGCATCGCGAGGATCGCGACGTCGTCGGTCATACGTCCGTCGGCGTACGAGAACGCGTCCATGAACAGCGCCTGTGGGATCTCGTCGACCGGTGACTCGGCCACGTCCGCGACCGAGCGGAGCAGCCGCTTGGTGCCGAACGGCCGGCCGCGGCCATCCGCCGCGTCGGTCAGGCCCTCGGTGTACAGCACGAGCAGGTCGCCCACGGACAGGCCGACCCTGCTCTCGCCGTAGCTCGGCCGAGAACGCAGGCCCATCGCCGCCTGCGCTTCGCTCAGCAGGGATGGCGGCGCACCCTTCGGAGCGAGGACGGGAGCGGGCGGACCGGCCAGGCAGTACGACATCTCACCGCAGCGCACGTCCATCACCCCGAAGAAGGCGGTGGCGAACGATCCAGCTCCGGCCTCCTTGCGCACGATCTCGCTGGTGTGGGTCACGACCTCGGTGGGCGGCGCCGCCCTCAACGCCTCGGCCCGCATCGAGTTCTTCACCAGAGCGGTCATCGAGGCCGCGGGCAGCCCCCGTCCCGAGACCCCTCCGAGCATCACCGCGACCAGGCCGGCCTCGGGCTGGACGAGGTCGTAGAAGTCGGCGCCTATGGGGATCCCGTTCGCGGACGAGTGGTACAGGTGGGCGAACTCGAGCCCCTCCACGCGATGCGGCAGGGCGAGGAACGCGGATTGCAGCGTGCGGACGATCTCGCGCTCCGCGGCGTAGAGTCGCGCGTTCTCGAGCGCGAGGGCCAGCGAGACGGCGAGCTTGTCCGCCAATTCGCGATGCGCCTCGCCCAGCGGGGCGGGCTCGTTCCAGCAGAAGCCGACCACACCGCCGACGTCGCCCCTGGAGAGCAGCGGGACCAGCAGGAAGCCGCCGATGTCGTGCCTCTCCAGCAGCTCTCGGTGCTCCGTGCGGACGCTGCGGGTCCCGCCCTCCACGACGACCGCCCCCCGCTCGGCGGCGAGCCGTGGCAGGGACTCCTCGTCCTCGCGGAACCATCGGCCGACGCTCTCCTCGGGCCAGCCGTGCACGTTCCGGAAGACCCAGCCCTCCTTGGCACGGCGGGCGATCCAGCCCCAGTCCGCCCCCAGGGCCTCTGTGGCCTCCACCACGACGCGCTGCAGGATCTCCTCGGCGTCCAGAGAGGAGAGGATGGTGGTGTCGATGAGGTCCATCGCGTTGCGCATCTCCGTGCGCTCGTGCTCGGCCGCACGCTCGGCGCGCACCTTACCGGTGACGTCGATGCCGGTCAGCAGCACCTCGCAAGGCTGGCCGAACCTGCCGGGCACGGGCAGGAACGTGAGTTGCCAGTAGGAGACGTCGCCGGACGACGCGCGGTACTCGTACTCGGGCTCGGTCTTCGGCAGGCCGGTGTACGCCGCGTCCTGGAAGAGCATCGCGCTGCGCGTGTCGGACAGGAAGCCCGACACGGGCATGCCCAGCGCGTCGACCTCCGGCGGGCTCTCGCGGATCAGATCCAGGAAGGGGCGGTTCGCCCAGAGGAAACGCAGTTCCGCGCCCGACCAGAGCGCCGCGGGAAAGCCCGCGTCGCCGAGGATCGCAGGCAGATCGGCACCGCTGGGGGCGGCGATCCCCTCGCCTTTCTCAGTCACGTCGCTCACGCGGCCACCCTTGATAGGAAGGGCCCGTTCGGAAGAGGCTTTCGCTTCGTTATCGGCACGCATCCCGCCGACCTTGACGGACGGCGGCCCCGGCCCGCCTGGGCCCCCAGCGGCCTTCACACCGCTCTCGCCACCGCTCGTCCGGACGGAGGTACCGTCGGGACGCTTACGGAGATACTATATCTTCCTAGCGACGGGGGGGTCGTGCTCGAATCCATCTTCGTGCTGCCGCTCGCGGCAGGCATCATGTCCGCGGTGCTCGCGCTCACGGCGGTCGCGGTACTGCCCAGGGTGGGCCGCCGCGACCCTACCTTCGTCGCCCTCAACGTCTCGATCTCGGCGTGGTGCCTCTCCTACGCGGTGCATCTCCACACGAGGGGGCCCGCCGAGCCGGCCACCGGCGCGGCGGGGCCGTGGGCTTTCGCTCTCTTCGCTGTGCAGATCATCGGATTGTCGTTCACCCCGGTCTACTGGTTCCTGCACGCAGCGAGACGGGCGGAGCGCCGGCGATGGCTCAAGGGGTGGCGGGCCGTGCTGGTGCACGTTCCCGCGGTCTACACCATCGCGGTCGCGCTGACGAACCCGTGGCACGGTCTCTTCGCACGGCAGACGGTCCCCGGAGCTCCGACGGCCTACGGCTCGCTGGCGATCGTGCACCACCTCACCACGTTCCTCCTCGTGGCCCCCGGCATCTGGCTGCTCGTGTCGTCCTCGTCGCAGCGCGACGCCGCACCTCGGGATCGGCGGCGCGCCTCGTTGCTCGGTGCCGCCGCGCTGCTGCCTCTGGCCGGCGGCATCCTCTGGTCTCTGCGGCACCTCCTCGGACTCGACATCCCGGTGAACCCCGTGCCCGTCCTCTTCTCCCTCCTCACCATGCTCCTCCTCTACCAGGTGATAGCGCAGGGACTCGACGGGCTCGTCCCTCTCGCCGCCGCCGAAGCTTTCAGGAGCATGTCCGACGCCGCCGTGGTCACGGACGACCGGGGAGTGGTGATCGAGACGAACGGGGTCTGCCGACGGCTCCTCCCCGAGGCGGTACGCGGAGTGCCGCTGTGGGAAGCCGTTCCCGCCCTCGGGGCGCACGTGCGAACGTGCCTCTCGCTCAGCGAGACCACCGTGGCGTTCGAGCTCGAGCACGAGGGGGCGGTGTTCTACGGGCGCGCGAACCCCGTCAAGGGGCCCCGGGGCGACGTGCTGGGGTGCTCCGTGCTCCTCACCGACATCACCGACCTGCGTGCCGCGCAGCACGAGCTGGAACGCGCCGTGGGCGAGGAGCGCGCCCTCGACCCCTCCGCTCGGACCGCCTGAGGCCGACGGGGTCCGCACTCACGCCGGCGACACCCGCGCCATCTCCTCGGCGCGGCGCAAGCCTCCGGCGAGGTTCGTCTCGCGCAGCACCAGACGCACGGGCACCGCCTCGAGCATCCCGCCGTGGACCGGATTGGCGAGGAAGGTCTGCAGCAGGCCGCTCCCCACGAGGAAGTCGCGGTTCCTCCTCGTCGTGTCGCCCCCCACGTACACGCCCGCGCAGGGCAGGAAGGTCAAGGCCAGCGACTGGCAGAACGCACCGAGGCAGCGGTAGTAGATGTCCATCGCCTCCGCGCACATCGTGTCCTCGCCGCTGACGGCGGCCTGCGCTATCGCCGAGACGTGCGCCGACTCCTCCTGACCCGCCTCGGGGACGGCCGAGACGATCGGCACGAGCCCGGACAGCGAGCACAACGCCGCGTAGGCGTCGAGGAGCCCTCGGCCCGAGACGACGTCCTCCCAGCTCACCCAGTCGCGTCGCGAGTCCTTGGCGATCCGCTCGGCCACGCGCCCGATCTCCTCGTCGATCGGTGGCAGCAGGGTGTGCTGCACCTCGCACGGCACGACGACGCGCGAGCAGGGGCCTTCGCCCCCGCCGTCGCCCGCCTCGACGATCCCCGCCGCGCCGAGCCCGGTGCCGGGCGCGACGAAGACGAAGTGCCCTCCGCGCCTCAGGACGGGGGGGTCGTGCAGGACCTCGGTCCCCTTCGGGCGCGGGCCCTCCGCTTCGATCATCGCCAGAAGCCCGAGCGCCCCGGCCTCCAGGTCGTTCATGAGTGCCGTGGCTGCGCGAGGGAGACCGAGGTCAGCCAGCTCCTCCAGCAGGATCGGGCGCGTCTCCATCCAGTTCGTCATCGTGACACGGGCGTGGTCCTGGACGGGACCCGCCGCCGCGAAGGCGGCGCCGACCACGCGTTCTCCCTCGCGCAGAGAGTCGAGGATGCGCCAGACGAAGTCGTACAGACGCTCACGCGAGGAGACCTGCTCGCTCACCCCGTCGCCGAGGAGGGTGTGCGGCCGGAGCCCTTCCCGCGTCAGGAAGGCGGCGCGTGCGCGCGTGTTCGTCGCTCCCACGTCGAACGCCACGACCAGACGGTCGCCCTCGACCACGCGCCCTCCTTTCCCGGCCTCTCTCAGCATGTACCCTTCGCGTGTCCGGGTATAGGCTACCTGGTCGAGGGTTCGCGAGTCGAAGGGGGGGCCGGATGCGCGCGGTCCGATTCACCGACGAGAACATCCGCGAGTGCCTGTGCGGGCAGTGTCCGGTCCAGGCCCGCAGCGAGTGCGCGGACCGGATGTACCGCGCCTCCGGGCGCGCGGAAGGCAAGGTGCCGTCGGACCCGAGGTCTCTGCCCGGACTGTACTGCTCGATCGGGCTCGCGGTCTGCGACGACCTCGACTTCCCTCGGGCGTGCGAGTGCCCGAGATGCCTCGTGTGGGGCCGGCACGGCCTGGCGGGGAACCACTACTGCGCTCTCGGAAAGCCCGGGCAGGCGGACTGACGCTCCCGGGCGCCCTTGCCGGCTAGCGCCGCCGGCCCAGTCGCAGTTTCATCGTGAGGATGCGGTCCGACGAGAAGATCGCCCCCGCGGCCATCGTGAACGCGCCGAACCACGCCGCCTGGTACGCGATCCCCGCGACGACCGGTCCGGTGCGGTCCAGGAACAGGTTCGGCGCGGCCATGAACGGATGGCTGAACGGGATGGCGTACAGGCCCCAGCGCAGCGCGGGGGAGGCCGAGCCGACGTCGATGAACAGCGTGAGGAAGTAGGGGACCATGATCAGGATCATCAGGGGCGCCAGCAGCGACTGGACCGCTTTGACGTTCTCCGCGAAGGCTCCGAGGATCACCGCTATGCCCAGCGCCGCCAGGATGCCGAAGAACAGCGACAGCCCGAGCAGCACG carries:
- a CDS encoding PAS domain-containing protein, encoding MLESIFVLPLAAGIMSAVLALTAVAVLPRVGRRDPTFVALNVSISAWCLSYAVHLHTRGPAEPATGAAGPWAFALFAVQIIGLSFTPVYWFLHAARRAERRRWLKGWRAVLVHVPAVYTIAVALTNPWHGLFARQTVPGAPTAYGSLAIVHHLTTFLLVAPGIWLLVSSSSQRDAAPRDRRRASLLGAAALLPLAGGILWSLRHLLGLDIPVNPVPVLFSLLTMLLLYQVIAQGLDGLVPLAAAEAFRSMSDAAVVTDDRGVVIETNGVCRRLLPEAVRGVPLWEAVPALGAHVRTCLSLSETTVAFELEHEGAVFYGRANPVKGPRGDVLGCSVLLTDITDLRAAQHELERAVGEERALDPSARTA
- a CDS encoding glucokinase gives rise to the protein MVEGDRLVVAFDVGATNTRARAAFLTREGLRPHTLLGDGVSEQVSSRERLYDFVWRILDSLREGERVVGAAFAAAGPVQDHARVTMTNWMETRPILLEELADLGLPRAATALMNDLEAGALGLLAMIEAEGPRPKGTEVLHDPPVLRRGGHFVFVAPGTGLGAAGIVEAGDGGGEGPCSRVVVPCEVQHTLLPPIDEEIGRVAERIAKDSRRDWVSWEDVVSGRGLLDAYAALCSLSGLVPIVSAVPEAGQEESAHVSAIAQAAVSGEDTMCAEAMDIYYRCLGAFCQSLALTFLPCAGVYVGGDTTRRNRDFLVGSGLLQTFLANPVHGGMLEAVPVRLVLRETNLAGGLRRAEEMARVSPA
- a CDS encoding DUF2769 domain-containing protein: MRAVRFTDENIRECLCGQCPVQARSECADRMYRASGRAEGKVPSDPRSLPGLYCSIGLAVCDDLDFPRACECPRCLVWGRHGLAGNHYCALGKPGQAD
- a CDS encoding SpoIIE family protein phosphatase, with amino-acid sequence MSDVTEKGEGIAAPSGADLPAILGDAGFPAALWSGAELRFLWANRPFLDLIRESPPEVDALGMPVSGFLSDTRSAMLFQDAAYTGLPKTEPEYEYRASSGDVSYWQLTFLPVPGRFGQPCEVLLTGIDVTGKVRAERAAEHERTEMRNAMDLIDTTILSSLDAEEILQRVVVEATEALGADWGWIARRAKEGWVFRNVHGWPEESVGRWFREDEESLPRLAAERGAVVVEGGTRSVRTEHRELLERHDIGGFLLVPLLSRGDVGGVVGFCWNEPAPLGEAHRELADKLAVSLALALENARLYAAEREIVRTLQSAFLALPHRVEGLEFAHLYHSSANGIPIGADFYDLVQPEAGLVAVMLGGVSGRGLPAASMTALVKNSMRAEALRAAPPTEVVTHTSEIVRKEAGAGSFATAFFGVMDVRCGEMSYCLAGPPAPVLAPKGAPPSLLSEAQAAMGLRSRPSYGESRVGLSVGDLLVLYTEGLTDAADGRGRPFGTKRLLRSVADVAESPVDEIPQALFMDAFSYADGRMTDDVAILAMRRTEPRPRRAALVPAAS